TATGCATCAGACCTTTCTCTTTTACCGGAAGGTGTGTTTATGATTAAAGCTATTTCATTATTTTTAATTCTATCAACGATGTTTGGTCTTTCTTCCGATAGCTTGTTTACAAGATTAGCTTCTATGCCATTTTCTGTTAAGTATTTATAAGTTCCCGTTGTTGCATAAATATTAAATCCAAGATTTTTAAGCTCTTTTGCAATATCTAAAATGTGAGGTTTGTCTTTGTCTGCTACTGATATAAACACATTTCCTTTTTCTGGCAGCAACTGACCTGCTGCAGCTTGTGCTTTCCAAAATGCAAGACCAAGGTCTTCATCAATACCCATCACTTCTCCTGTGCTTTTCATCTCTGGACCAAGTAATGGGTCTACTTCCGGAAATCTATTCCAAGGGAAAACCACTTCTTTAACTGCGAAGTATTTAAAGTCTTTTGAGTGGAAGTCTGTTGCTGGATGTGGGTCTTTTATCTGGAAAACTTCCGGAATGATTTCTCTTAATTTTTTGCCAATCATAACTTTTGATGCAATCTTAGCAAGTGGATATCCGATAGCCTTACTTACAAACGGAACTGTTCTTGATGCTCTTGGGTTTGCTTCAATAATGTAGATTTCGTTGTCTTTTATCGCATACTGTATGTTTATAAGTCCTATCGTATTTAAAGCTTTCGCAAGCATTCTTGATTGCTCTTTTATCTTAATTACTACCTCATCCGGAAGTGTGTAATGTGGAATGCAAGTAGCACTATCTCCTGAGTGGATACCGGCTTCTTCTATATGCTCCATCACTGCACCAACTAAAACATCCTCTCCATCACAAACACAATCAACATCAACTTCTATACTTCCATCAAGGAATTTATCTATAAGGATTGGTCTATCTTCTGTAACCATGACAGCTTCTTCTATGTATTTCAAAAGCTCTTCCATGTCATAGACTAATCTCATAGCTCTACCACCAAGGACGTAAGAAGGTCTTACAAGAACTGGAAAACCTATTTCTTGAGCTACTTTTACAGCTTCATCCTTTGATTTTGCTATTGCACTTTCTGGCTGTTTTATTCCAAGCTTTATGATTAAATCTCTAAACCTTTCTCTGTCCTCTGCAATGTCTATACTTTCTGGCGATGTGCCAAGAATTGGTATATTTAATTTTTCTAAGGGTTTTGCAAGTTTTAACGGTGTTTGACCCCCAAACTGAACAACTACACCAAGCGGTTTTTCTTTTTCTATAATGTTTAAAACATCTTCAAGGACAATAGGCTCAAAGAATAACTTGTCAGAAGTGTCATAATCTGTTGATACAGTCTCTGGGTTGCAGTTCACCATTATAGCCTTATATCCTTCTTCTCTTAAAGACCAAACACAGTGAACGCATGCATAGTCAAACTCTACACCTTGACCAATTCTATTTGGACCACTTCCAAGAATAATTATTTTCTGCTTCATAAAGCCTCCATCTTTTTAAAATCTTCAATAAGTTCTTTCATATGAGTAAATCTATGATTTCCGCCTGGATACATCACAACATGAAAACCATCAAAATATTTTGCTGTTTCTTTGCTGTCTAAAAGTTCATCCTCTTCATCAAGATATACGTAAACAAGATTTTTTAAACTTAATAAATCTTTTACATAAAAGTTTTTGAGACTTTCTAAATTTTCTTGAGAAAAATAATACTCTTCATCAGTTTTAAAGTTTTTTTGAGGTCCGACTTGCTTTTGTAAAGATTTGTACGGGTCTATTGATGGGTTTATCAAAACGGCTTTTATTTTAAATTTATCTGCTAAGTATAAAGCATAAAATCCGCCAAGAGATGTTCCAAAGATATAAAGTTTATCTTTATCTTTTATAGAATCTGTCAAAAATTCTAATAATTTCATTGCTTTGTCGGGTTGATAAGGTAATGTAGGGGCTATGATGTTCTCCGGACCAAAGGTTTCTTTCAGATGATTTATTTTATCGCCATAACCGGCAGAGTTAAATCCATGAATGTACAAAATTTTCATCTCTAAGACACCTCAGATTGATTTAATATATTTTACAATATATATCGGATGAGAAATTCTATAAAAGTAGGAGATTCTTCACTTCGCTCAGAATGACAAATAAGGTTATCCTTCCTTTAATGCTTATTAATCAGCCTTTCGCTGTCATCCTGAGGACGTATGTCCGAAGGATCTCCTTTGCAAATTTTATAAAAACCACTAATTTCTTACCAAGGTATTGATTTAATATATTTTACAATATTTGAAATTTAAAAATATTTAGAGGTTTTAAAAAATGAAGTCTTCCAGTTAGATTTACTTGAACTTTTTAAACTTCCTGTGATAGTAGGTCATAGAGGATATCCTAACAAAGAGCTTGAAAATACCTTACCTTCTATTGAAGCTGCAATTGAACATGGGGCAGATATTGTAGAAGTTGATATTCAATCTACGTTGGATGGTGTTTTGGTAATAAGTCATGATGAATCTCTTGAAAGGACTTTCGGCGTTTCTGTAAATATTAGAGAGTCTGTTTGGAAAGATATTAAGAAGATAAAAAAAGGAAAATATATAGTTCCAACTTTGTCAGACGTTTTAAAAACAGTCTCTGGTCGTGTTGGGCTTTTTGTGGAAATAAAACATCCAGAAGATACAGAAAAAGTAGTTAAAACTATTTATGAAGCTAAAGCTGAAAAGTGGACGGCAGTTATTAGTTTTCATGAAGAAGTTTTAAAAGATTTAAATTTGTATAAAGGGCTTGTGTACTCAAAACCACCGGGCAAAATTTTGGAAGCAAAAGAGATTGGCTGTCAGTTGGTTCTTCCTAAGTATTATCTTGCAACTGAAAAAGCTAATGCTTTTGCCCATCGTATGGGACTATATGTTGTAGCTTGGACTGTTAACAATGTAGACACTGCTATAAAACTGTGGAAATCTGGCGTAAATGGTATAGCAACAGATGATGTAGAACTTATAAAAAGTTCTTTGATTTTGGAGTAGGTTTTTGATTGGTACCTAATTTTAGAACTTAAACGAAAGCTTCCAAATCTGTCAGGAATGAATCATGAGAATGCTTTAAATTTTGCCTAAGTAAGCGAAGAATTACCTCTAACCATTTTCTTTAAAAGGAGATCCTTCACTTTGTTCAGGATGACACGGAAAGAATGCTTGTGAAAAACAAAAAAGCCCCCGTTAAGGGGGTTTCATATATTTATTAGTTTAAGAATTTATCTTAGAAGTCCATGTCTCCCATTCCACCGCCTGCGCCTGGGAGTTTTTCTTCTTTTTCCTTAATTTCTGCTACTAAGCATTCAGCTGTAAGCATTGTTCCTGCAATAGATGCAGCATTTTGGAGAGCTGTTCTTACAACCTTAGTTGGGTCAATGATACCAGCTTCTACCATGTCTACATACTCACCAGTAGCTGCATCAAATCCGTAGTTTACATTGTCAACATCTTTGATTTTTTCAATTATCACAGAACCTTCAAATCCTGCGTTATAAGCAATTTGTTTTAATGGAACTTTGCAAGCATTTTTAACAATCTTGATACCCCAAGCTTTGTCTGTGTTTTCTTCTTTTATGTTGCAAAGTGCTCTTGATGCTCTAAATATTGCAATACCACCACCTGGAACAATACCTTCTTCTACTGCAGCTTTTGTAGCATGTACTGCGTCATCAACTCTGTCTTTTTTCTCTTTTAGTTCTGCTTCTGTTGCAGCACCAACTTTAATGATAGCTACACCGCCGGCAAGTTTAGCAAGTCTTTCTTGTAATTTTTCTTTGTCATATTCAGAAGTTGTTGTTTCAATTTGTTTTTTGATTTGCTCTATTCTTGCTTTGATATCTTCTGGATTTCCTTTTCCGCCGATAATTGTAGTGTTATCTTTATCTACAACAACTTTATCAGCTTTACCAAGCATATCTAAATCAACAGATTCAAGCTTAATTCCAAGGTCTTCTGTGATTGCAGTACCGCCTGTTAAGATAGCAATGTCTTGAAGCATTGCTTTTCTTCTTTCGCCAAATCCTGGAGCTTTAACTGCACATACTCTTAATACTCCTTTGATATGGTTTACTACTAATGTAGCAAGAGCTTCTCCTTCAACATCTTCAGCAATTATTAAAAGTGGTTTGTTTGTTTGAACAACTTTTTCTAATACTGGTAAAAGTTCCCTTATGTTGCCTACTTTCTTTTCATAGATTAAGATGTATGGATTTTCTAAAACAGCTTCCATTTTTTCTGCATTTGTTACAAAGTATGGAGATAAGTATCCTCTATCAAATTGCATACCTTCTGTTACTTCTAATACAGTTTCTGCAGATTTAGATTCTTCAACAGTGATTACGCCATCTTTTCCTACTTTCTCCATTGCATCCGCAATGATTTTACCAATTTCTGGGTCGTTGTTTGCAGAGATTGTAGCAACTTGTTCAATCTCTTTTCTTCCAGTAACTGGTTTAGATATTTTTTTGAGTTCTTCAACAATTATTTTAACTGCTTCATCAATTCCTCTTTTTACATAAATTGGATTAGCACCAGAAGCAATTGCTTTTAATCCTTCTTCATAGATTGCCTGAGTTAATACTGTGGCTGTTGTTGTTCCATCACCAGCAACGTCTGCTGTCTTAGATGCAACTTCTTTTACAAGCTGAGCTGCCATGTTTTCGTATGGGTCTGTAAGCTCTATTTCTTTTGCAACAGATACACCGTCTTTAGTAACTACTGGAGAACCCCATTTTTTTTCTAAAATTACTTCTCTACCTCTTGGTCCAAGTGTTACTTTAACTGCGTTTGCAAGTTTATCGACACCTGCTTTTAATTTAGCTCTTGCTTCGTCACCATAAACTAATTTTTTTGCCGCCATCTATGCTCACCTCCTATTTTTTATTGTTCAATAATTGCTAAGATATCATCTTCTCTTAAAATGATTAACTCTTCACCATCAACTTTAACTTCATTTCCTGCATACTTGCTAAAGTATACTTTATCCCCTACTTTTACTTTGAGAGGAACTACATTTCCATTTTCTAAGACTCTACCTTCTCCTACCGCTACAACTTCACCAATTTGAGGTTTTTCTTTTGCTGTATCTGGAATAATAATTCCTGCTGGAGTTTTTGCTACTTCCTCTTCAACTCTTTTGATAACAACTCTGTCATACAGAGGTTTTAACTTTGCCATTTGCACCTACCTCCTTTTAGATTTTAATCATTTTATATTATACATTATCTTTTTTAATCTTGTCAATAATATTGATTTTAGTAAAGTCAAATTATATATAAATAATATACTCAAATTTGAAAGATTTTCAATAGATTTAGAAGAGTTACAAAATCCTTTATCTGCTTGCTATGAGACTGCTCCAAAAGCCAACATCGTCATTCTGCAGCCGTGCGAAGAATCTCCTACTTTTATCTCCTGCTTTTATTGAATTTCTCACCCGATGTATCAGCTTTATATAATAGATACTTTTAGGTAAGAAATCCAAAAGATTACAAGATTCTTAGATGTAGTTGTGGAATTTTAAAAGTGAGAGGTTATGGATGTTGGAGCAATTCATGAATTGCCCGTACGAAAAGGTGAAAAATAAGAAGTAAGGCATCTATTGTATTTGTTATTCATCACTCTCCACTTACTCTGAAGGCTTTAGCCTTATCAAAACTTCCAATTTCCTACCCGACACATTCCTATAATATATAAAAATTTTCCTTTACTTGGTTCCCAGACCAAGAAGAACTTATAAAGTCTTTATCTACTTGCTAATGACAAAAAACCTTAAAAAAAAGCTAAAAATAAAATTTTTACCAAGATATTAATTTTTAAGAGTTAGGGAAAAAGTTTAATAATTCCTTTTCCAACCTATTCAAAGATAGTGTTTGCTAACTTGATATTTTTGGATATATATTATTTCCATGCTTTTCAGAATACTAATTTTAAGCTTACTAATATTTAATATCTCTTTTGCACAAGAGAGTCTTAAACTTGCAGTTTTATCCTATGGAGATACTGTTAAAGAGTATAAACGATACTCTGTTTTATCAAAATACTTATCTTCTAAATTAAACAAAAAAGTTGATATGGTAATTGTTGAAAATGTTGATAGGGTTTTTGAACTATTTAAAAGAAAAGAAGCACATTTAGCTGTTGGGTGCTCTGTTGTATACTTTGAGCTAAAAAGAAAGTTTAACGTTGAAGCTGTAGCTGTAATGAAAATAAACGGTAAAGCCGTAGAAAACGGCGTTCTTGTTGTTAAAAAAGACAGTCCAATTAAATCCATTGAAGATGTGAAAGGAAAAAAGATTACCCTTGGCAGTCCTATCTGTATGAGTAATTGCGTTATGCCTTTATACATGCTTGCACAAGCTGGAATAACTCAAGAAGATGTAATAAATATATGGAGTTCTGGAACGGATAAAGGAGCCATTTTGGCAGTTCTTGCAGGAATTGCAGATGTAGCTGGAATAAAGGAAGAAAGTTTAAAAGCATATCAAGACCAACTTAGAGTGATAGCAAAGTCTCCATCCTTCCCAAGGCATATAATCATGGTATCAAAAACCTTGGATAAAAAACTTTATGAAGAGATAGAAAAAGCTTTATTCTCAATCGACCAAGAAACGTTAAAAAATATGGAAATAGATGGCTTTGAAAAACCAAATCCAAACATGTTTCAAGTTATAAAAAATTATAGAAAAATTCTTGACCTATTCCCTGTTTTAAAATGATTCTGAGAAACCTATCTATTAAGCTTAAAACATCTTTATCGATTGCAATCTATGTTTTAATCATTCTAACTGGTTCTATTATCTTCACTGTTAGCAACTTTTACGATAGAATACTAAACGACAG
This is a stretch of genomic DNA from Sulfurihydrogenibium sp. YO3AOP1. It encodes these proteins:
- a CDS encoding phosphate/phosphite/phosphonate ABC transporter substrate-binding protein — encoded protein: MLFRILILSLLIFNISFAQESLKLAVLSYGDTVKEYKRYSVLSKYLSSKLNKKVDMVIVENVDRVFELFKRKEAHLAVGCSVVYFELKRKFNVEAVAVMKINGKAVENGVLVVKKDSPIKSIEDVKGKKITLGSPICMSNCVMPLYMLAQAGITQEDVINIWSSGTDKGAILAVLAGIADVAGIKEESLKAYQDQLRVIAKSPSFPRHIIMVSKTLDKKLYEEIEKALFSIDQETLKNMEIDGFEKPNPNMFQVIKNYRKILDLFPVLK
- a CDS encoding glycerophosphodiester phosphodiesterase, with protein sequence MIVGHRGYPNKELENTLPSIEAAIEHGADIVEVDIQSTLDGVLVISHDESLERTFGVSVNIRESVWKDIKKIKKGKYIVPTLSDVLKTVSGRVGLFVEIKHPEDTEKVVKTIYEAKAEKWTAVISFHEEVLKDLNLYKGLVYSKPPGKILEAKEIGCQLVLPKYYLATEKANAFAHRMGLYVVAWTVNNVDTAIKLWKSGVNGIATDDVELIKSSLILE
- a CDS encoding YqiA/YcfP family alpha/beta fold hydrolase, with product MKILYIHGFNSAGYGDKINHLKETFGPENIIAPTLPYQPDKAMKLLEFLTDSIKDKDKLYIFGTSLGGFYALYLADKFKIKAVLINPSIDPYKSLQKQVGPQKNFKTDEEYYFSQENLESLKNFYVKDLLSLKNLVYVYLDEEDELLDSKETAKYFDGFHVVMYPGGNHRFTHMKELIEDFKKMEAL
- the groES gene encoding co-chaperone GroES; this translates as MAKLKPLYDRVVIKRVEEEVAKTPAGIIIPDTAKEKPQIGEVVAVGEGRVLENGNVVPLKVKVGDKVYFSKYAGNEVKVDGEELIILREDDILAIIEQ
- the groL gene encoding chaperonin GroEL (60 kDa chaperone family; promotes refolding of misfolded polypeptides especially under stressful conditions; forms two stacked rings of heptamers to form a barrel-shaped 14mer; ends can be capped by GroES; misfolded proteins enter the barrel where they are refolded when GroES binds), with amino-acid sequence MAAKKLVYGDEARAKLKAGVDKLANAVKVTLGPRGREVILEKKWGSPVVTKDGVSVAKEIELTDPYENMAAQLVKEVASKTADVAGDGTTTATVLTQAIYEEGLKAIASGANPIYVKRGIDEAVKIIVEELKKISKPVTGRKEIEQVATISANNDPEIGKIIADAMEKVGKDGVITVEESKSAETVLEVTEGMQFDRGYLSPYFVTNAEKMEAVLENPYILIYEKKVGNIRELLPVLEKVVQTNKPLLIIAEDVEGEALATLVVNHIKGVLRVCAVKAPGFGERRKAMLQDIAILTGGTAITEDLGIKLESVDLDMLGKADKVVVDKDNTTIIGGKGNPEDIKARIEQIKKQIETTTSEYDKEKLQERLAKLAGGVAIIKVGAATEAELKEKKDRVDDAVHATKAAVEEGIVPGGGIAIFRASRALCNIKEENTDKAWGIKIVKNACKVPLKQIAYNAGFEGSVIIEKIKDVDNVNYGFDAATGEYVDMVEAGIIDPTKVVRTALQNAASIAGTMLTAECLVAEIKEKEEKLPGAGGGMGDMDF
- the carB gene encoding carbamoyl-phosphate synthase large subunit, with protein sequence MKQKIIILGSGPNRIGQGVEFDYACVHCVWSLREEGYKAIMVNCNPETVSTDYDTSDKLFFEPIVLEDVLNIIEKEKPLGVVVQFGGQTPLKLAKPLEKLNIPILGTSPESIDIAEDRERFRDLIIKLGIKQPESAIAKSKDEAVKVAQEIGFPVLVRPSYVLGGRAMRLVYDMEELLKYIEEAVMVTEDRPILIDKFLDGSIEVDVDCVCDGEDVLVGAVMEHIEEAGIHSGDSATCIPHYTLPDEVVIKIKEQSRMLAKALNTIGLINIQYAIKDNEIYIIEANPRASRTVPFVSKAIGYPLAKIASKVMIGKKLREIIPEVFQIKDPHPATDFHSKDFKYFAVKEVVFPWNRFPEVDPLLGPEMKSTGEVMGIDEDLGLAFWKAQAAAGQLLPEKGNVFISVADKDKPHILDIAKELKNLGFNIYATTGTYKYLTENGIEANLVNKLSEERPNIVDRIKNNEIALIINTPSGKRERSDAYYIRRAAVATKTPYFTTVRGAQAAVMAIKSYKEKGLTVKSLQEIHTGV